From Drosophila yakuba strain Tai18E2 chromosome 2L, Prin_Dyak_Tai18E2_2.1, whole genome shotgun sequence, one genomic window encodes:
- the LOC6528983 gene encoding phenoloxidase-activating factor 2, with product MFAWTLIVALFVFGAAENEKADLLLVPTKCGQANPNALKVDFNITDGQAKPGEFPWTIAVIHNDSLVGVGSLIAPNVVLTAAHRIFNKDVKDLIVSAGEWKYADPLEKYPIEEADVSEMVIHELFDYRKGENNLALLFLKDHFPITFKINTICLPTQRRSHTSTRCVVAGWGKKRFSDKKQTSILKKIDLPIVPRDACQEKLRKTRLGPNFTLPRGLICAGGEKDIDACTGDGGAALFCPMTEDPQQFEQIGIVNWGVGCNEKNFPGTYTDVFEYKPWIDKHLEVNVYLPDDN from the exons ATGTTCGCTTGGACACTAATAGtggcactttttgtttttggcgcGGCGGAAAATGAA AAAGCCGACCTTTTGCTAGTACCTACAAAGTGCGGACAAGCCAATCCAAATGCTTTGAAAGTGGACTTTAATATTACCGATGGTCAAGCAAAACCAGGCGAATTTCCGTGGACCATAGCTGTGATTCACAATGACAGCTTAGTAGGTGTTGGCTCTTTAATTGCCCCAAACGTAGTTCTCACAGCGGCCCATCGGATATTCAATAAAGACGTGAAGGATCTTATCGTCAGCGCGGGAGAATGGAAGTACGCAGATCCTTTGGAAAAATATCCAATTGAAGAGGCGGATGTGTCAGAAATGGTTATTCATGAGTTGTTTGATTATCGGAAAGGAGAAAACAACTTGGCGCTGCTCTTCCTAAAGGATCATTTCCCAATCACATTCAAGATTAATACCATCTGTTTGCCCACCCAGAGAAGATCGCATACTTCCACTCGCTGTGTGGTGGCTGGTTGGGGTAAAAAACGGTTCAGCGATAAGAAACAAACAAGCATCCtgaaaaaaattgatttaccGATCGTACCCAGGGATGCATGTCAGGAGAAGCTGCGAAAAACCAGGCTGGGCCCAAACTTTACACTGCCTCGTGGGTTGATTTGTGCCGGTGGCGAGAAGGACATTGATGCATGCACCGGCGATGGTGGTGCAGCTCTTTTCTGTCCAATGACCGAGGATCCCCAGCAGTTTGAGCAAATTGGCATTGTCAACTGGGGCGTGGGTTGTAACGAAAAAAACTTTCCGGGGACTTATACAGATGTTTTTGAATATAAGCCATGGATTGATAAGCATTTGGAAGTTAATGTATATTTACCCGATGAtaattaa
- the LOC6528981 gene encoding G1/S-specific cyclin-E isoform X2 produces the protein MKLEQKRKFIEMDPELGFEPPSAKRQQRLPALYGSDQGNLSSVASSVYPSPVVSVDGQSTQELLSIRSSPAEELPEAPHSPLPDSPDSPPSPDRGSKQTPVMVRYAVEQVVTTTVVTQKAEDDDLLDDSCEDYSYDEDEEDDVEEEEDDEEIYSSTISPASSGCSQQQAVNGECTPGLSNHQEQIQHPVSDLMINMRAPMSPAVENGLRQCPLPALAWANAADVWRLMCHRDEQDSRLRSISMLEQHPGLQPRMRAILLDWLIEVCEVYKLHRETFYLAVDYLDRYLHVAHKVQKTHLQLIGITCLFVAAKVEEIYPPKIGEFAYVTDGACTERDILNHEKILLQALDWDISPITITGWLGVYMQLNVNNRTPASFSQIGRQKAAEADEAFIYPQFSGFEFVQTSQLLDLCTLDVGMANYSYSVLAAAAISHTFSREAALRCSGLDWQVIQPCARWMEPFFRVISQKAPYVQLNEQNEQVSNKFGLGLICPNIVTDDSHIIQTHTTTMDMYDEVLMAQEAAHAMHARIQASPATALRAPESLLTPPASSHKPDEYLGDEVDETAARSGISSTTTCCSTASNKGVMSNSKNSVTSCGSSSNR, from the exons ATGAAGTTGGAACAGAAGcgcaaatttattgaaatg GACCCTGAACTCGGTTTTGAGCCTCCATCAGCCAAGCGGCAGCAGCGACTGCCCGCTCTGTACGGCAGCGACCAGGGCAATCTTTCGTCGGTGGCCTCTTCGGTATACCCCTCGCCCGTTGTCTCGGTTGATGGCCAGAGCACCCAGGAGCTGCTCAGCATACGTAGCTCACCGGCCGAGGAGCTCCCGGAGGCGCCACATAGTCCGCTGCCGGACAGCCCGGACAGTCCGCCGAGTCCGGATCGTGGAAGCAAGCAGACGCCAGTGATGGTGCGCTACGCTGTGGAGCAGGTGGTGACCACTACGGTGGTCACACAGAAGGCGGAGGACGATGACCTTTTGGACGATAGCTGCGAGGACTATTCGtacgacgaggatgaggaggatgatgtcgaggaggaggaggacgacgaggagatCTACTCCTCCACAATTTCTCCAGCCTCCTCTGGCTGCAGTCAACAACAGGCGGTGAATGGAGAGTGTACTCCCGGCCTGTCGAATCATCAGGAGCAGATCCAGCATCCGGTCAGTGACTTGATGATCAATATGCGGGCGCCCATGTCGCCGGCGGTGGAGAACGGTCTGCGCCAGTGCCCACTTCCTGCACTCGCCTGGGCTAACGCCGCCGATGTTTGGCGCTTAATGTGTCATCGGGATGAGCAGGACTCGCGTCTGCGCAGCATCTCGATGCTGGAACAGCATCCCGGACTGCAGCCACGTATGCGAGCCATTCTCTTGGACTGGTTGATCGAGGTCTGTGAAGTTTACAAACTGCATCGTGAGACCTTCTACTTGGCCGTCGACTACCTGGATCGCTATTTGCATGTGGCGCATAAGGTACAGAAAACACACTTGCAGTTGATCGGTATCACCTGCCTGTTTGTGGCCGCCAAGGTAGAGGAGATTTATCCGCCAAAGATCGGGGAGTTTGCTTATGTGACGGATGGTGCCTGCACAGAGCGGGACATCCTTAACCACGAGAAGATCCTGCTGCAGGCGCTCGACTGGGACATCAGCCCTATTACCATAACCGGCTGGCTGGGCGTCTATATGCAACTGAATGTGAACAACCGCACACCGGCCTCGTTCTCCCAGATTGGCAGGCAAAAGGCCGCGGAGGCGGACGAGGCCTTTATATACCCGCAATTCTCTGGCTTTGAGTTTGTGCAGACGTCACAGCTGCTAGATCTGTGCACCCTGGACGTGGGCATGGCCAACTACTCCTACTCGGTGCTGGCTGCCGCCGCCATCAGTCATACATTTAGTCG CGAGGCGGCTTTGCGCTGTTCTGGCCTGGATTGGCAGGTGATTCAACCTTGCGCTCGCTGGATGGAGCCATTCTTCCGAGTGATCTCCCAGAAGGCCCCCTACGTGCAGCTGAACGAGCAGAATGAGCAAGTAAGCAACAAATTTGGCCTGGGCCTCATCTGCCCCAATATTGTCACTGACGACTCGCACATCATCCAAACGCACACTACAACCATggatatgtat GACGAAGTGCTAATGGCCCAGGAGGCGGCGCATGCCATGCACGCTAGGATTCAAGCTTCCCCGGCCACCGCGCTACGCGCTCCCGAGAGCCTACTGACGCCTCCGGCCTCTAGTCACAAACCGGACGAGTACCTGGGCGATGAGGTTGATGAGACGGCGGCCAGGAGCGGCATCTCTTCCACAACGACTTGCTGCAGCACTGCCAGCAACAAGGGCGTCATGAGCAACAGCAAAAATTCGGTGACCAGCTGCGGCAGTAGTAGCAATCGCTGA
- the LOC6528981 gene encoding G1/S-specific cyclin-E isoform X1, whose product MGLNAKSVSSTSSTEPNNSIVTSAPSNGEVGSSIVVVVSSSSNSSSSVSPIPIPQPNPNPTPIPSTSSSACQRTEELPGTSAASRVVEMCSCDSQNIAASTAATSNGNGKRKRRLSSDSTEDAKDPELGFEPPSAKRQQRLPALYGSDQGNLSSVASSVYPSPVVSVDGQSTQELLSIRSSPAEELPEAPHSPLPDSPDSPPSPDRGSKQTPVMVRYAVEQVVTTTVVTQKAEDDDLLDDSCEDYSYDEDEEDDVEEEEDDEEIYSSTISPASSGCSQQQAVNGECTPGLSNHQEQIQHPVSDLMINMRAPMSPAVENGLRQCPLPALAWANAADVWRLMCHRDEQDSRLRSISMLEQHPGLQPRMRAILLDWLIEVCEVYKLHRETFYLAVDYLDRYLHVAHKVQKTHLQLIGITCLFVAAKVEEIYPPKIGEFAYVTDGACTERDILNHEKILLQALDWDISPITITGWLGVYMQLNVNNRTPASFSQIGRQKAAEADEAFIYPQFSGFEFVQTSQLLDLCTLDVGMANYSYSVLAAAAISHTFSREAALRCSGLDWQVIQPCARWMEPFFRVISQKAPYVQLNEQNEQVSNKFGLGLICPNIVTDDSHIIQTHTTTMDMYDEVLMAQEAAHAMHARIQASPATALRAPESLLTPPASSHKPDEYLGDEVDETAARSGISSTTTCCSTASNKGVMSNSKNSVTSCGSSSNR is encoded by the exons TGTTTCTTCTACCAGCAGCACTGAGCCAAATAACAGCATAGTCACAAGCGCCCCCAGCAACGGAGAAGTCGGCAGCAGcattgtcgtcgtcgtcagcAGCAGTAGTAACAGTAGCAGCAGTGTTagcccaatcccaatcccacaaccaaatccaaatccaaccCCAATCCCAAGCACATCCTCTTCAGCGTGCCAGCGAACCGAAGAACTACCAGGAACATCAGCAGCTTCCAGAGTCGTCGAGATGTGCTCTTGTGATAGCCAGAACATTGCAGCATCCACAGCAGCGACTtccaatggcaatggcaaacGTAAACGGCGTTTAAGCAGCGATTCAACCGAAGATGCCAAG GACCCTGAACTCGGTTTTGAGCCTCCATCAGCCAAGCGGCAGCAGCGACTGCCCGCTCTGTACGGCAGCGACCAGGGCAATCTTTCGTCGGTGGCCTCTTCGGTATACCCCTCGCCCGTTGTCTCGGTTGATGGCCAGAGCACCCAGGAGCTGCTCAGCATACGTAGCTCACCGGCCGAGGAGCTCCCGGAGGCGCCACATAGTCCGCTGCCGGACAGCCCGGACAGTCCGCCGAGTCCGGATCGTGGAAGCAAGCAGACGCCAGTGATGGTGCGCTACGCTGTGGAGCAGGTGGTGACCACTACGGTGGTCACACAGAAGGCGGAGGACGATGACCTTTTGGACGATAGCTGCGAGGACTATTCGtacgacgaggatgaggaggatgatgtcgaggaggaggaggacgacgaggagatCTACTCCTCCACAATTTCTCCAGCCTCCTCTGGCTGCAGTCAACAACAGGCGGTGAATGGAGAGTGTACTCCCGGCCTGTCGAATCATCAGGAGCAGATCCAGCATCCGGTCAGTGACTTGATGATCAATATGCGGGCGCCCATGTCGCCGGCGGTGGAGAACGGTCTGCGCCAGTGCCCACTTCCTGCACTCGCCTGGGCTAACGCCGCCGATGTTTGGCGCTTAATGTGTCATCGGGATGAGCAGGACTCGCGTCTGCGCAGCATCTCGATGCTGGAACAGCATCCCGGACTGCAGCCACGTATGCGAGCCATTCTCTTGGACTGGTTGATCGAGGTCTGTGAAGTTTACAAACTGCATCGTGAGACCTTCTACTTGGCCGTCGACTACCTGGATCGCTATTTGCATGTGGCGCATAAGGTACAGAAAACACACTTGCAGTTGATCGGTATCACCTGCCTGTTTGTGGCCGCCAAGGTAGAGGAGATTTATCCGCCAAAGATCGGGGAGTTTGCTTATGTGACGGATGGTGCCTGCACAGAGCGGGACATCCTTAACCACGAGAAGATCCTGCTGCAGGCGCTCGACTGGGACATCAGCCCTATTACCATAACCGGCTGGCTGGGCGTCTATATGCAACTGAATGTGAACAACCGCACACCGGCCTCGTTCTCCCAGATTGGCAGGCAAAAGGCCGCGGAGGCGGACGAGGCCTTTATATACCCGCAATTCTCTGGCTTTGAGTTTGTGCAGACGTCACAGCTGCTAGATCTGTGCACCCTGGACGTGGGCATGGCCAACTACTCCTACTCGGTGCTGGCTGCCGCCGCCATCAGTCATACATTTAGTCG CGAGGCGGCTTTGCGCTGTTCTGGCCTGGATTGGCAGGTGATTCAACCTTGCGCTCGCTGGATGGAGCCATTCTTCCGAGTGATCTCCCAGAAGGCCCCCTACGTGCAGCTGAACGAGCAGAATGAGCAAGTAAGCAACAAATTTGGCCTGGGCCTCATCTGCCCCAATATTGTCACTGACGACTCGCACATCATCCAAACGCACACTACAACCATggatatgtat GACGAAGTGCTAATGGCCCAGGAGGCGGCGCATGCCATGCACGCTAGGATTCAAGCTTCCCCGGCCACCGCGCTACGCGCTCCCGAGAGCCTACTGACGCCTCCGGCCTCTAGTCACAAACCGGACGAGTACCTGGGCGATGAGGTTGATGAGACGGCGGCCAGGAGCGGCATCTCTTCCACAACGACTTGCTGCAGCACTGCCAGCAACAAGGGCGTCATGAGCAACAGCAAAAATTCGGTGACCAGCTGCGGCAGTAGTAGCAATCGCTGA